From the genome of Candidatus Hydrogenedentota bacterium, one region includes:
- a CDS encoding transposase, with translation MSTKRRAYTAEFKREAVQLVTERGYSLGEAARSLGVHPNLLRTWKQKLERERGSGSVARDLSLVEENRRQGVKEQIMIDGQWMNAGMRSVPRISSRRGGVVRRPPRGSGSGRFA, from the coding sequence ATGAGCACGAAGCGACGAGCGTACACGGCCGAGTTCAAGCGTGAGGCGGTGCAGTTGGTGACCGAGCGGGGGTACTCGCTGGGCGAGGCGGCTCGGAGCCTGGGGGTGCATCCCAACCTGTTGCGGACCTGGAAGCAGAAGCTGGAAAGAGAGCGGGGCTCCGGTTCCGTGGCCAGGGATCTCTCGCTGGTGGAAGAGAACCGGCGGCAGGGCGTGAAGGAACAGATCATGATTGACGGGCAATGGATGAACGCGGGTATGCGGTCTGTTCCCAGAATTTCTTCGCGGCGTGGAGGAGTTGTTCGTCGACCACCGCGAGGTTCTGGAAGTGGACGGTTTGCTTGA